Proteins encoded in a region of the Candidatus Providencia siddallii genome:
- the mscM gene encoding miniconductance mechanosensitive channel MscM, with protein MRLIVGFLFSLFINSSLFAIQNIIEDELQIKQELRKLESNKNSKDIEIIKVLESTLKWISEFNNSNSRCKYYQKIINNYPKIIKEIKKNFLNENNQINSIKIDVNLNELEQRIVQLSSQILDQGHLIQQEQDKIIEITESLNILPQKISDARRLLNEAIKHFNFIERSSTKLSEAKYILCQSEVNARKSIVNELELEQLSANNRQEISRIKLELYKKKYHLFELELQNLRDFQNTKRQQKAFLALKYTRMLAKQGELIPFLKEQLNINHRISQELTKQANRMNSITSTQLKISISIGEARQALATINEQSQWISSSSILGEVLRTQLSRLPDIPKSQQLDHKIAYLRVQRLNYKDILEHLNNLNFSKQKKINKLTTEQNQMYLLLIKTRKELLLSIISDLDTEILELTKLNVATNQLTDVLKDVKDASNRYLFWIADVAPINVKYLMILASDIIKLLSLNTLSQVAKSFKLMLTTQDTFLCLLGSIFLVIFSINTRKHYQSFLNRSSLRIGKVTQDHFYLTIRIIFWSIIVALPLPIMWSAIGYGLKNSWQYSMVAAIGYGVSSTTPLLWLFMISEIFSRQTGLFIAHFGWDKNYVKRAMRYYRTAIFVVVPLIMLIITFEHYGNREFVPGIGRFCFIILCIALSVIKKHLYSLQIPLYIDKNGSKENIINHILWLVILLSPIVALFFSILGYLSTSQILLIRLETSLVIWFVILIIYYTIRRWMLIQRRKLAFDRAKQRRAEILAMRAKYEDDNQLVNSNEGSVDIEEQLIDLDVISIQSLGLVRSILTMIALVSLILLWSELHIAFAFLENIHLWDVTSMVNGVDTIKTINIKSIFIVILVIIITTQLVRNLPALLELAILQHLDLTPGTGYAISTLTKYTITIIGIIIAFSILGIDWSKLQWLVAAMGVGLGFGLQEIFVNIISGLIILFEKPIRINDTITIRNLTGNVTKIKTRATILTDWDKKEIIVPNKAFITEQFINWSLSDTITRIVMIVCAPIHVNSKLVTNTILQAVEHCTLVLKNPISEVYLVDLQQGIQIFELRVYVSEIGHRLPARHEIHQNILIFFKKQNIDLPFPPFQAKVNIFDFSFKNEKNYSEFVYKTNDL; from the coding sequence GTGCGTTTAATTGTTGGTTTTTTATTTAGCTTGTTTATTAATTCTTCGTTATTTGCAATACAAAATATAATTGAAGATGAATTACAAATAAAACAAGAACTTAGAAAATTAGAATCAAATAAAAATTCAAAAGATATTGAAATAATAAAAGTATTAGAGTCAACATTAAAATGGATTTCTGAATTTAATAATTCAAATTCAAGATGTAAATATTATCAAAAAATAATAAATAATTATCCTAAAATAATAAAAGAGATAAAAAAAAATTTTTTAAATGAAAATAATCAAATAAATTCTATAAAAATTGATGTTAATTTAAATGAGTTAGAACAACGTATTGTTCAATTAAGTAGTCAAATACTTGATCAAGGTCATTTAATTCAACAAGAACAGGATAAAATTATAGAAATTACTGAATCGTTAAATATTTTACCTCAAAAAATATCTGATGCAAGACGTTTACTTAATGAAGCTATAAAACATTTTAATTTTATAGAAAGATCTTCAACAAAATTATCAGAAGCAAAATACATTTTATGTCAATCAGAAGTTAATGCGCGAAAATCTATAGTAAATGAATTAGAACTTGAACAATTATCTGCTAATAATCGTCAAGAAATTTCTCGTATTAAATTAGAATTATATAAAAAAAAATATCATCTTTTTGAACTTGAATTACAAAATTTACGTGATTTTCAAAATACCAAAAGACAACAAAAAGCTTTTTTAGCTTTAAAATATACTAGAATGTTAGCTAAACAAGGTGAATTAATCCCTTTTTTAAAAGAACAACTTAATATAAATCATAGAATATCACAAGAATTAACAAAACAAGCTAATAGAATGAATTCAATTACATCAACACAATTAAAAATTTCTATAAGCATTGGAGAAGCTCGTCAAGCTTTAGCTACTATTAATGAGCAATCACAATGGATTAGTAGTTCTAGCATATTAGGGGAAGTATTAAGAACGCAACTTTCAAGATTACCTGATATTCCTAAAAGTCAACAATTAGATCATAAAATAGCATATTTACGTGTTCAACGCTTGAATTATAAAGATATTTTGGAACATTTAAATAATTTAAATTTTTCAAAACAAAAAAAAATAAATAAGTTAACAACAGAACAAAATCAGATGTATTTATTATTAATAAAAACACGTAAAGAATTATTATTATCCATAATTTCTGATTTAGATACAGAGATTCTTGAGTTAACAAAATTAAACGTTGCTACTAATCAATTAACAGATGTATTAAAAGATGTTAAAGATGCATCAAATCGTTATCTTTTTTGGATTGCAGATGTTGCTCCTATTAATGTTAAATATCTTATGATTTTAGCTTCTGATATTATTAAATTATTATCGTTAAATACATTATCTCAAGTTGCTAAATCTTTTAAATTAATGTTAACAACTCAAGATACATTTTTGTGTTTATTAGGTTCTATTTTTTTAGTTATTTTTAGTATTAATACTAGAAAACATTATCAATCTTTTCTTAATCGTTCTAGTTTACGAATTGGTAAAGTTACACAAGATCATTTTTATTTGACTATTCGTATTATTTTTTGGTCTATTATTGTTGCTTTACCATTACCTATAATGTGGTCAGCTATTGGTTATGGTTTAAAAAATTCTTGGCAATATTCTATGGTAGCAGCTATAGGTTATGGTGTTAGTTCAACAACTCCATTATTATGGTTGTTTATGATTAGTGAAATATTTTCTCGTCAAACTGGTTTATTTATTGCTCATTTTGGATGGGATAAAAATTATGTTAAACGTGCAATGAGATATTATCGAACTGCTATTTTTGTTGTTGTACCATTAATTATGTTAATTATTACTTTTGAACATTATGGTAATAGAGAGTTTGTCCCTGGTATTGGTCGTTTTTGTTTTATAATATTATGTATTGCATTAAGTGTAATTAAAAAACATTTATATAGTTTACAAATTCCATTATATATTGATAAAAATGGATCAAAAGAAAATATTATTAATCATATATTATGGTTGGTGATTTTATTGTCTCCTATAGTTGCTTTATTTTTTTCTATATTAGGTTATTTATCAACTTCTCAAATACTTTTAATACGTTTAGAAACTTCACTTGTTATTTGGTTTGTTATTTTAATTATATATTATACAATTCGTCGCTGGATGTTAATACAACGACGAAAATTAGCTTTTGATAGAGCTAAACAACGTAGAGCAGAGATTTTAGCTATGCGTGCTAAATATGAGGATGACAATCAGTTAGTAAATAGTAACGAAGGAAGTGTTGATATAGAAGAACAATTAATTGATTTAGATGTGATTAGTATTCAATCGCTTGGTTTAGTTCGTTCTATTTTAACTATGATTGCTTTGGTCTCTCTAATTTTGTTATGGTCTGAATTACATATTGCATTTGCATTTCTTGAAAATATTCATTTATGGGATGTAACTTCTATGGTTAATGGGGTTGATACTATTAAAACAATTAATATAAAATCTATATTTATTGTTATATTAGTTATTATTATTACCACTCAACTAGTTCGTAATCTTCCTGCTTTACTTGAATTAGCAATATTACAACATTTAGATTTAACACCTGGTACTGGATATGCTATTAGTACTTTAACTAAATATACAATTACTATTATTGGTATTATTATTGCTTTTTCAATATTAGGTATTGATTGGTCAAAATTACAATGGCTTGTAGCTGCTATGGGTGTTGGATTAGGTTTTGGTTTGCAAGAAATTTTTGTTAATATTATTTCAGGATTAATAATTTTATTTGAAAAACCTATTCGAATTAATGATACAATAACTATTCGTAATTTAACTGGAAACGTTACAAAAATTAAAACACGTGCTACTATATTAACAGATTGGGATAAAAAAGAAATTATAGTACCAAATAAAGCTTTTATTACTGAACAATTTATAAATTGGTCTTTATCTGATACAATAACTCGCATTGTTATGATTGTGTGCGCTCCTATACATGTAAATAGTAAATTAGTAACAAATACAATTTTGCAAGCAGTAGAACATTGTACTTTGGTTTTAAAAAATCCAATATCTGAAGTTTATTTAGTTGATTTACAACAAGGTATTCAAATTTTTGAGTTGCGTGTTTATGTTTCTGAAATTGGACATCGTTTGCCAGCTAGACATGAAATACATCAAAATATATTAATTTTTTTTAAAAAGCAAAATATTGATTTACCTTTTCCACCATTTCAAGCAAAAGTTAATATATTTGATTTTTCTTTTAAAAATGAAAAAAATTATAGTGAATTTGTTTATAAAACAAATGATTTATAA